The following are encoded together in the Glycine soja cultivar W05 chromosome 5, ASM419377v2, whole genome shotgun sequence genome:
- the LOC114412595 gene encoding glycine-rich RNA-binding protein RZ1A-like: MSDVEEFRCFIGGLAWSTSDRKLKDTFEKFGKLIEAKVVVDKFSGRSRGFGFVTFDDKKAMDEAIDAMNGIDLDGRTITVDRAQPQQGSTRDDGDRYRERGRDRDRNRDYGGGGGRGSNGGECFKCGKPGHFARECPGEGSRGGRYGGRESRYGGSSRGGYGPDRNADRSSGGRSRDGGSHGDSGSDRYYRDRSGPYERERRGSGGFR; encoded by the exons ATGTCTGACGTGGAAGAGTTTCGTTGCTTCATTGGTGGCCTTGCATGGTCAACGTCTGATAGAAAGTTAAAGGATACATTTGAAAAGTTTGGCAAGCTTATTGAGGCAAAG GTGGTTGTTGACAAGTTCTCTGGGCGTTCTCGTGGTTTTGGATTTGTCACATTTGATGACAAGAAAGCAATGGACGAGGCTATTGATGCTATGAATGGGATAGATTTAGACGGGCGAACTATTACTGTTGATAGAGCTCAGCCTCAACAAGGATCAACTAGAGATGATGGTGATCGTTACCGGGAGCGTGGTCGTGATCGTGATCGTAACCGAGATTATGGAGGTGGAGGTGGTCGAGGATCTAATGGTGGTGAATGCTTTAAGTGTGGAAAACCTGGTCATTTTGCTAGGGAATGCCCTGGTGAAGGGTCCAGGGGAGGAAGGTATGGTGGTAGGGAAAGTAGATATGGTGGAAGCAGTCGTGGTGGTTATGGACCGGATAGAAATGCAGATCGTTCTTCAGGGGGGCGCAGCAGGGATGGTGGTAGTCATGGGGATTCTGGAAGTGATCGATATTATCGTGATCGTTCAGGACCATATGAGCGGGAGCGACGGGGATCGGGAGGCTTTCGTTGA